A stretch of the Panicum virgatum strain AP13 chromosome 9N, P.virgatum_v5, whole genome shotgun sequence genome encodes the following:
- the LOC120687959 gene encoding eukaryotic translation initiation factor 2 subunit beta-like, whose product MADDEQAERKEEVPELAPFDPTKKKKKKKVVIQDPSDEVDKLAEKTESLAVGESSEPSFAGMKKKKKKHVELDPSLTEVGDGDDAGDDQVREDEEGEGIVLGGAAATRYPWEGTDRDYKYEELLGRVFNILRENNPDLAGDRRRTVMRPPQVLREGTKKTVFVNLMDLCKTMHRQPEHVMMFLLAEMGTSGSLDGQQRLVIKGRFAPKNFEAILRRYINEYVICNGCKSPDTILSKENRLFFLRCEQCGSSRSVAPIKAGFVAQVGRRKAGA is encoded by the exons cttgctccttTTGACCCgaccaagaaaaagaagaagaagaaggttgTGATCCAAGATCCATCTGATGAAGTGGATAAGTTGGCAGAGAAGACAGAGAGTTTGGCAG TTGGTGAGTCTAGTGAGCCAAGCTTTGCAGGcatgaaaaagaagaagaagaaacat GTGGAACTTGATCCTTCTCTTACTGAAGTTGGAGATGGCGATGACGCTGGAG ATGATCAAGTTAGAGAGGatgaagaaggagaagggaTCGTGCTTGGTGGTGCTGCTGCCACCAGATACCCTTGGGAAGGAACCGACAGGGATTATAAATATGAAGAG CTACTTGGCAGAGTATTCAATATTCTGCGTGAGAACAACCCGGATCTTGCCGGTGATAGAAGAAGAACTGTTATGAGGCCCCCTCAAGTCCTCAGGGAAGGAACAAAAAAGACAGTTTTTGTGAACTTAATGGACTTGTGCAAAAC AATGCATAGGCAACCAGAACATGTGATGATGTTCTTGCTTGCTGAGATGGGAACAAGTGGATCCCTCGATGGGCAACAAAGGTTGGTTATCAAAGGAAGATTTGCGCCAAAAAATTTCGAAGCAATACTCAGGAGATATATCA ATGAATATGTCATATGCAATGGATGCAAGAGTCCGGATACCATTCTTTCTAAGGAGAACAGGTTGTTCTTCCTCCGTTGTGAGCAG TGTGGTTCGTCGAGGTCGGTTGCTCCCATCAAGGCTGGATTCGTCGCCCAAGTTGGCCGTCGTAAGGCCGGAGCTTAA
- the LOC120687962 gene encoding photosystem II repair protein PSB27-H1, chloroplastic-like yields MRAASSPVPAAVLAAPSSASVVKPLPRAPAAAANGAVSTGRRDVLAGTGAAALLLLALGPACGAARAADEEYVSETKEVIGKVRSTISMDKSDPNVADAVAELRELSNSWVAKYRREKSLLGRPSFREMYSALNAVSGHYISFGPTAPIPAKRRARILEEMDTAEKALLRGR; encoded by the coding sequence ATGAGGGCCGCGTCGTCCCCCGTGCCTGCTGCCGTcctcgccgccccctcctctgcctccgTCGTAAAGCCGCTGCCccgcgccccggcggcggccgcgaatgGCGCCGTCAGCACCGGCAGGCGCGACGTGCTCGCCgggaccggcgcggcggcgctgctgctgctggcgctgGGCCCGGCGTGTGGCGCGGCACGCGCGGCGGACGAGGAGTACGTGAGCGAGACGAAGGAGGTGATCGGGAAGGTGCGGTCGACGATCAGCATGGACAAGTCGGACCCGAACGTGGCggacgcggtggcggagctccGGGAGCTGTCCAACTCGTGGGTGGCCAAGTACCGGCGGGAGAAGTCGTTGCTGGGGCGGCCGTCGTTCCGGGAGATGTACTCGGCGCTCAACGCCGTGTCGGGCCACTACATCAGCTTCGGCCCCACGGCGCCCATCCCGGCCAAGCGCCGCGCGCGCATCCTCGAGGAGATGGACACCGCCGAGAAGGCGCTCCTCCGCGGCAGGTAG